In Vanessa atalanta chromosome 29, ilVanAtal1.2, whole genome shotgun sequence, a genomic segment contains:
- the LOC125074929 gene encoding 40S ribosomal protein S3a: MAVGKNKGLSKGGKKGVKKKIVDPFTRKDWYDVKAPSMFTKRLVGTTLVNRTQGTKIASEGLKGRVFEVSLADLQADTDAERSFRKFRLIAEDVQGRNVLCNFHGMDLTTDKLRWMVKKWQTLVEANIDVKTTDGYLLRVFCIGFTNKDSLSQRKTCYAQHTQVRAIRKKMCEIITRDVASSELREVVNKLIPDSIAKDIEKACHSIYPLRDVCIRKVKVLKRPRFEIAKLMELHGEGGGGKRGEVGDKSERPEGYEPPVQESV, encoded by the exons ATGGCGGTCGGTAAAAATAAAGGCCTATCGAAAGGCGGTAAAAAGGGAGTTAAAAAGAAGAT TGTAGATCCGTTCACAAGGAAGGATTGGTACGATGTCAAAGCGCCGTCGATGTTCACTAAGAGACTAGTGGGTACCACACTCGTCAACCGTACCCAG GGAACAAAAATCGCCTCTGAAGGTCTGAAGGGCCGTGTCTTTGAAGTCTCTCTGGCCGATCTTCAGGCTGACACTGACGCGGAAAG GTCTTTCCGTAAATTCCGTCTGATCGCCGAGGATGTGCAGGGTCGCAATGTGCTCTGCAATTTCCACGGTATGGACCTCACCACTGACAAGCTCAG atggaTGGTCAAGAAATGGCAGACACTGGTTGAAGCCAACATCGACGTGAAGACCACCGATGGCTACCTCCTGCGTGTGTTCTGCATTGGTTTCACCAACAAGGATTCGCTTAGCCAGCGCAAGACTTGCTATGCTCAGCACACTCAG gtACGTGCGATCAGAAAGAAGATGTGCGAAATCATCACCCGTGACGTAGCAAGCTCTGAACTCAGGGAAGTCGTTAACAAGCTGATTCCTGACTCCATTGCTAAGGACATTGAAAAGGCCTGCCATAGCATCTATCCATTAAGAGATGTCTGCATCCGGAAG GTGAAAGTTCTCAAGAGGCCACGTTTCGAAATCGCCAAGCTGATGGAGCTCCACGGTGAAGGCGGTGGCGGTAAGCGTGGTGAGGTCGGTGACAAGTCTGAACGCCCCGAAGGCTACGAACCGCCCGTACAAGAGAGTGTATAA